From a region of the Pseudanabaena sp. FACHB-2040 genome:
- a CDS encoding CoA-acylating methylmalonate-semialdehyde dehydrogenase, with protein MGQSSLLKNYINGQWCLSSAQEQIPVDNPATADVLATVPLSPVAEVDQAAQAAASAYREWRRVPPMERVQYLFKLKGLLEANQEALAQLVTQECGKTLAESRGELQRAIENVEVACGIPILMQGTVSEDIARGIDEFMIRQPLGVAAVIAPFNFPAMIPFWFMPYALACGNTYLVKPSEKVPLTMQKIFELIDQAGFPPGVVNLVNGAKEAVDAILQHPVIRAISFVGSSPVARYIYSQAAAHGKRVQCQGGAKNPIIVLPDADMEMTTRIAADSAFGCAGQRCLAASLAVTVGEAKEPFTDAIANTAASRIVGNGLDTGVQMGPVITAASRERIEALIQQGVEEGATVLVDGRSPTIPGLEKGNFVRPTLLQDVPPEGEIARTEIFGPVLGLMHVETIDDAIALVNRSPWGNMACLFTNSGAAARKFRYEAEAGNIGINIGVAAPMAFFPFSGWKESFFGDLHGQGHHAIEFFTQTKVVVERWPKEWSRQF; from the coding sequence ATGGGTCAAAGCAGTCTTCTAAAAAACTACATCAACGGTCAGTGGTGCCTCTCCAGCGCCCAGGAGCAGATTCCTGTTGACAATCCGGCGACAGCAGATGTTTTGGCGACGGTGCCGCTGTCGCCAGTGGCCGAGGTCGATCAGGCGGCCCAAGCAGCTGCCAGCGCTTACCGGGAGTGGCGGCGAGTGCCGCCTATGGAGCGGGTGCAGTATCTCTTTAAACTCAAGGGCCTGCTAGAGGCTAACCAGGAGGCTCTGGCCCAGCTAGTGACCCAGGAGTGTGGCAAGACTCTGGCGGAGTCGCGGGGGGAGCTGCAGCGGGCGATTGAAAACGTGGAGGTGGCCTGCGGCATTCCAATTCTGATGCAGGGAACGGTGTCGGAGGATATTGCTCGAGGCATTGATGAATTTATGATTCGCCAGCCGCTGGGGGTGGCGGCGGTGATTGCGCCCTTTAACTTTCCGGCGATGATTCCGTTTTGGTTTATGCCCTACGCCCTGGCCTGCGGCAACACCTACCTTGTCAAGCCGTCGGAAAAGGTGCCCCTGACCATGCAGAAGATCTTTGAGCTGATCGATCAGGCGGGGTTTCCGCCGGGGGTAGTCAACTTGGTCAATGGGGCAAAGGAGGCGGTAGACGCCATTTTGCAGCACCCAGTGATCCGGGCGATTAGCTTTGTTGGGTCGTCTCCGGTGGCTCGCTACATCTACAGCCAGGCGGCGGCCCACGGCAAGCGAGTGCAGTGTCAGGGTGGGGCCAAAAATCCGATTATCGTGCTGCCCGATGCCGATATGGAGATGACAACCCGTATTGCTGCCGACAGTGCCTTTGGCTGTGCTGGGCAGCGTTGCCTAGCGGCATCGCTGGCGGTGACGGTGGGAGAGGCCAAGGAGCCGTTTACAGACGCGATCGCAAATACCGCTGCCAGTCGCATAGTCGGCAATGGCCTCGATACCGGAGTGCAGATGGGGCCGGTGATTACTGCTGCCAGCCGAGAGCGAATTGAGGCGCTGATCCAGCAGGGTGTGGAGGAAGGGGCAACCGTGCTGGTAGATGGCCGCAGCCCCACGATTCCTGGGTTAGAAAAGGGCAACTTCGTGCGGCCGACTCTGCTGCAAGACGTGCCGCCAGAGGGCGAAATTGCCCGCACCGAGATCTTTGGCCCAGTGCTGGGGCTGATGCATGTCGAGACGATTGACGATGCGATCGCACTAGTCAACCGCAGCCCTTGGGGCAATATGGCCTGCCTGTTTACCAACAGCGGCGCAGCAGCCCGTAAGTTTCGCTACGAGGCCGAAGCTGGCAACATCGGGATCAACATTGGGGTGGCAGCTCCAATGGCCTTCTTTCCATTTAGCGGCTGGAAAGAAAGCTTTTTTGGCGATCTCCACGGGCAGGGCCACCACGCTATCGAGTTCTTCACCCAAACCAAAGTTGTGGTCGAGCGCTGGCCCAAGGAGTGGTCCCGCCAATTTTGA
- a CDS encoding class I SAM-dependent methyltransferase, which yields MATRKDTLFEQFLAPIFSRLLDREALLRYRNSIDWQAATAALQNPQVAYPNYYQTAHFHGIEGGYLTPDAAVTYDPITQHVLPPGENWVREHAVKTLQGTPRRILDLGCGTGSTTLMLKQTFPTSEVIGLDLSPHMLVVAQDKAQQAGLAVQFIHGNAMETGLPPASFDVVTASLLFHETPTEVACTILKEAFRLLTAGGQVMILDGNQHTLRRADWLTNIFEEPYIQDYARGSVDAWMGAAGFEAVQTEDFWWLHQISRAQKPLPAGISVVSQSGVEATWNDGFSAGSSAPMPA from the coding sequence ATGGCAACTCGCAAAGACACCCTGTTTGAACAGTTTCTGGCTCCTATCTTCAGCCGCTTGCTAGATCGGGAAGCCTTGCTGCGCTACCGCAACAGTATCGACTGGCAGGCGGCTACAGCCGCACTGCAAAACCCTCAGGTGGCCTACCCTAACTATTACCAGACAGCTCATTTTCACGGTATTGAGGGTGGCTACTTAACCCCTGATGCCGCAGTTACCTACGACCCCATCACCCAGCACGTGTTGCCTCCGGGAGAAAACTGGGTGCGGGAGCACGCAGTAAAGACCCTACAGGGCACGCCCCGGCGAATCCTCGATCTGGGCTGCGGCACCGGCTCTACCACGCTGATGCTGAAGCAGACCTTTCCCACCTCTGAGGTGATTGGGCTAGATCTCTCGCCCCACATGCTGGTTGTGGCCCAAGATAAGGCACAACAGGCCGGACTGGCTGTTCAGTTTATCCACGGTAACGCAATGGAGACGGGCCTTCCCCCCGCCTCATTTGATGTGGTGACAGCCTCGCTGCTGTTCCATGAAACGCCCACGGAAGTTGCCTGCACGATCTTAAAAGAGGCTTTTCGCCTGCTCACGGCGGGGGGACAAGTCATGATTTTAGATGGCAACCAGCACACGCTGCGGCGGGCCGACTGGCTCACTAATATCTTTGAGGAGCCGTATATTCAGGACTATGCCCGAGGCAGCGTTGATGCCTGGATGGGGGCTGCTGGTTTTGAGGCGGTGCAGACCGAAGATTTTTGGTGGCTACATCAGATTAGCCGAGCCCAGAAGCCGCTACCGGCCGGGATCAGTGTGGTTAGTCAGTCTGGGGTCGAGGCCACCTGGAACGATGGTTTCAGCGCCGGATCGTCTGCGCCCATGCCTGCCTGA
- a CDS encoding two-component regulator propeller domain-containing protein, whose protein sequence is MKQANKLKAVRGQAAWSISARWLLSLSGLLGLLSWGLLAAAKAVEPSASPTSTAATSLLAQVSAVDAPSSVPPSEAPILPNPAADYRVPALQPDFTGSLWIGSWQGLSRINPETGQVQARVNVPSRTIGSLAQDRVGRIWLGTYEGLVRVDPRTNEITAQNFRLPSRRVLSLLIDTRGFLWAGTDEGLAMISPDRGLLMTTVRDLPGVSANALALDNRGFLWVGTLNGLVEVDTASGFPRRQITGLPGQTVQTLAVDDQGLLWAGTPNALLVVDPATGQLLRSVTVMRDRNVLSVAFDRSSSVWVGTSSGLFRLNPLTGAVLGQVPNLPSGRVLAVAPNVGNKVWVGTSEGLAWVSLTTGAATPHFGFVSPTVLDVRR, encoded by the coding sequence TTGAAGCAAGCGAACAAACTAAAGGCTGTGCGGGGACAGGCGGCTTGGTCAATTTCGGCGCGATGGCTGCTCTCGTTAAGTGGTCTTTTGGGTCTGCTAAGTTGGGGACTGCTGGCGGCTGCTAAGGCCGTTGAGCCGAGCGCCAGCCCTACCTCTACAGCGGCAACTTCGCTATTGGCCCAAGTCTCTGCGGTGGATGCGCCATCTTCTGTACCCCCAAGCGAGGCCCCCATCCTGCCCAATCCGGCAGCTGACTACCGGGTGCCTGCGCTCCAGCCCGACTTCACAGGTAGCCTTTGGATCGGCTCCTGGCAGGGGCTTTCTCGCATTAACCCGGAAACTGGGCAGGTGCAGGCGCGGGTCAACGTTCCCAGCCGCACTATTGGGTCGCTGGCCCAAGACCGAGTAGGCCGCATCTGGCTCGGCACCTATGAAGGGCTGGTGCGAGTCGATCCGCGCACTAACGAAATTACGGCTCAAAACTTCCGACTGCCCTCGCGTCGGGTGCTGTCGCTGCTGATTGACACGCGTGGCTTTCTCTGGGCTGGAACTGATGAGGGGTTAGCCATGATTAGCCCCGATCGCGGTCTGCTGATGACTACCGTGAGGGATCTGCCCGGCGTCAGCGCCAACGCTCTGGCCTTAGACAACCGAGGCTTCCTTTGGGTCGGCACCCTCAATGGCCTGGTAGAAGTCGATACGGCCAGTGGCTTCCCCCGCCGCCAGATCACGGGGCTACCGGGTCAAACCGTGCAAACTCTAGCTGTAGATGACCAGGGCCTGCTCTGGGCTGGTACCCCCAATGCCCTGCTGGTGGTTGATCCTGCTACTGGGCAGCTGCTGCGCTCAGTGACAGTGATGCGCGATCGCAACGTCCTCTCTGTCGCCTTCGACCGCTCCAGCAGCGTTTGGGTTGGCACCAGCAGCGGCCTATTCAGGCTTAACCCTCTCACTGGCGCAGTACTGGGCCAAGTGCCCAACCTCCCCTCAGGCCGAGTCTTGGCTGTGGCCCCCAATGTGGGCAACAAAGTCTGGGTTGGCACCAGCGAAGGACTGGCCTGGGTCAGCCTGACTACAGGGGCAGCGACACCCCATTTTGGGTTTGTCAGTCCAACGGTGTTGGACGTGAGGCGGTAG
- the panB gene encoding 3-methyl-2-oxobutanoate hydroxymethyltransferase has product MAVGVHQFRQWKREGRPVAVLTAWDYISAQIADQAGADVVLVGDSLAMVALGYETTLPLTLEEMLYHARAVRRGVKRALVVVDLPFLSYQISVEDALRSAGRALQEAGAQAVKLEGGHPALLETVERLVQCGMPVMGHVGLTPQSVNQFGGFRQQGKSPEEAERIFAEAIALEKAGAFSIVLEHIPAALAQRITEAIGIPTIGIGAGAACDGQVLVTTDVLGLSTWQPPFARVYTNLREQAIAAARQFCEDVQQRQFP; this is encoded by the coding sequence ATGGCTGTCGGCGTTCACCAGTTTAGGCAGTGGAAACGGGAGGGTCGCCCGGTTGCGGTTTTGACGGCCTGGGACTACATTTCGGCGCAGATTGCTGACCAGGCTGGGGCTGATGTGGTGCTGGTAGGAGACTCGCTAGCAATGGTGGCCTTGGGCTATGAGACGACCCTACCCCTGACCCTGGAGGAGATGCTGTACCATGCGCGGGCGGTGCGGCGCGGCGTCAAGCGGGCGCTGGTGGTCGTAGATCTGCCGTTCTTGAGCTACCAAATTAGTGTTGAAGATGCCTTGCGTTCGGCGGGGCGGGCGCTGCAAGAGGCTGGTGCTCAAGCGGTGAAGCTGGAGGGGGGGCACCCGGCGCTGCTGGAGACAGTTGAGCGTTTGGTGCAGTGCGGTATGCCAGTGATGGGCCATGTGGGTCTAACGCCGCAGTCGGTTAACCAATTCGGCGGCTTTCGCCAGCAGGGCAAGTCGCCTGAGGAGGCAGAGCGGATTTTTGCAGAAGCGATCGCACTTGAAAAGGCGGGCGCATTTTCGATAGTGCTGGAGCATATTCCGGCGGCGCTGGCTCAGAGGATCACTGAGGCGATTGGTATCCCCACGATCGGCATTGGTGCTGGGGCCGCCTGCGATGGGCAGGTGCTGGTCACGACCGATGTCTTGGGGCTCTCTACTTGGCAGCCGCCCTTTGCTCGGGTCTACACCAACCTGCGGGAACAGGCCATAGCCGCGGCTCGGCAGTTCTGTGAGGATGTGCAACAGCGGCAGTTCCCCTAG
- the ahcY gene encoding adenosylhomocysteinase — MMTTSLQLKYDIKDIALAPQGKQRIEWAGREMPVLRLIQERFAQEKPFAGIRLAACCHVTTETAHLAIALKNGGADAVLIASNPLSTQDDVAASLVADYGIPVFAIKGEDNDTYHRHVQTALDHRPNIIIDDGSDVVATLVQERKHQLADLLGTTEETTTGIVRLKAMFRDGVLSFPAMNVNDADTKHFFDNRYGTGQSTLDGIIRATNILLAGKNMVVAGYGWCGKGTALRARGMGANVIVTEIDPVRAIEAVMDGFRVMPMAQAAAVGDIFVTVTGNKHVIRREHFETMKDGAIVCNSGHFDIEIDLKSLKEMSSEVKQVRNFTEQYRLQSGKSVIVLGEGRLVNLAAAEGHPSAVMDMSFANQALACEYLVKNKGSLEPGIHSIPTEVDQEIARLKLVAMGIELDTLTAEQEIYINSWTAGT, encoded by the coding sequence ATCATGACGACTTCCCTACAACTGAAATACGACATTAAAGATATTGCGCTGGCCCCCCAAGGGAAGCAGCGGATCGAGTGGGCCGGACGAGAAATGCCGGTGCTGCGCCTGATCCAAGAGCGCTTTGCCCAAGAAAAGCCCTTTGCCGGGATTCGGTTGGCGGCTTGCTGCCACGTCACGACTGAGACGGCTCACCTTGCGATCGCACTCAAAAACGGCGGTGCCGACGCAGTGCTCATTGCCAGCAACCCCCTCTCCACTCAAGACGATGTCGCTGCCAGCCTAGTGGCTGACTACGGCATTCCCGTCTTTGCCATCAAAGGGGAAGACAACGACACCTACCACCGCCATGTTCAAACCGCCCTCGATCACCGCCCCAATATCATCATTGATGACGGCAGCGACGTAGTGGCCACTCTCGTGCAGGAGCGCAAGCACCAGCTCGCCGACCTCCTTGGCACCACTGAGGAAACCACGACCGGCATTGTGCGCCTCAAGGCCATGTTCCGCGACGGCGTGCTCTCCTTCCCGGCGATGAACGTCAACGATGCCGACACCAAACACTTCTTCGACAACCGTTACGGCACCGGCCAATCCACCCTAGACGGCATTATCCGCGCTACCAACATTCTGTTGGCGGGTAAAAACATGGTAGTGGCTGGCTACGGCTGGTGCGGCAAGGGCACAGCACTGCGGGCTCGCGGTATGGGAGCCAACGTGATTGTGACTGAAATCGATCCGGTTCGCGCCATCGAAGCAGTGATGGATGGCTTCCGGGTGATGCCAATGGCGCAGGCAGCTGCCGTGGGCGACATCTTTGTTACCGTTACCGGCAACAAGCACGTCATTCGCCGTGAGCACTTCGAGACGATGAAAGATGGCGCAATCGTCTGCAACTCCGGCCACTTTGATATCGAAATCGATCTCAAGTCCCTCAAGGAGATGTCTTCTGAGGTCAAGCAGGTGCGCAACTTCACCGAGCAATACCGGCTGCAGAGCGGCAAATCGGTGATTGTTTTGGGCGAAGGTCGTCTGGTGAACCTAGCTGCTGCCGAAGGTCACCCCAGCGCCGTGATGGACATGAGCTTTGCCAACCAGGCACTGGCCTGCGAATACCTGGTGAAGAATAAGGGATCGCTAGAGCCGGGCATCCACTCGATCCCCACAGAGGTCGATCAGGAGATCGCTCGCCTCAAGCTGGTGGCAATGGGCATCGAGCTAGATACCCTTACGGCTGAGCAGGAGATCTACATCAACTCCTGGACTGCAGGCACCTAA
- a CDS encoding TIGR03643 family protein codes for MKQPNLDLETVNRVIEMAWEDRTPFEAIELQFGLQEKDVIALMRREMKPSSFRLWRKRVSDRKTKHRQRRGFVEGRFRSQNQKG; via the coding sequence ATGAAGCAGCCCAACTTAGATCTAGAAACCGTCAATCGCGTTATTGAAATGGCCTGGGAGGACCGCACGCCCTTTGAAGCGATTGAGCTGCAGTTCGGCCTTCAGGAGAAGGACGTGATTGCCTTAATGCGTCGGGAAATGAAGCCTTCAAGCTTTCGTCTGTGGCGCAAGCGGGTTAGCGATCGCAAAACAAAACATCGGCAGCGGCGAGGCTTTGTCGAAGGCCGATTCCGCTCGCAAAACCAAAAAGGGTAG
- a CDS encoding serine hydrolase: protein MTFFTADATLEQTLKSVLEQTWTAFPALAQNQVAITWIVYDSPYIVNTGGALSPEAFWQNQPRGASYRGVERIYPASVVKLFYLIAVHEWLEQGMISPSSELERATRDMIVDSSNDATGLVVDILTGTTSGPELPTGPFQTWQQQRNIVNRYFQALQWPELATVNINQKTWCDGPYGRERDFLGALYENRNMLTTNAVARLLHSIVGGVSVTAVRSQAMMALMQRSLLPEDLAADPENQVKGFLGEGLPQAAKLWSKAGLTSQVRHDAAYIEIPNVKPYLLIVFTEGKAHSNNEAILPFISQTVCQAMML from the coding sequence ATGACTTTCTTTACGGCTGACGCCACCCTGGAGCAAACCCTCAAGTCCGTTCTAGAACAAACCTGGACAGCGTTTCCAGCCCTGGCTCAGAATCAAGTTGCGATCACCTGGATTGTTTACGATTCTCCCTACATCGTAAATACAGGCGGTGCGCTTAGCCCAGAGGCCTTTTGGCAGAACCAACCGCGTGGAGCTAGTTATCGGGGCGTGGAGCGAATCTATCCGGCCAGTGTCGTTAAGCTGTTTTATTTAATAGCGGTACATGAGTGGCTAGAGCAGGGCATGATCTCACCATCGAGCGAGCTAGAGCGAGCCACTCGGGACATGATTGTAGACTCTAGCAACGACGCGACGGGTTTAGTCGTCGATATTTTGACCGGCACGACCAGTGGGCCAGAGCTGCCGACAGGCCCTTTCCAAACCTGGCAGCAGCAGCGCAACATCGTCAATCGCTACTTTCAAGCGCTGCAGTGGCCGGAACTGGCGACTGTCAATATCAACCAAAAGACTTGGTGCGACGGCCCCTACGGCCGGGAGCGAGATTTTTTGGGCGCACTGTACGAAAACCGCAATATGCTGACGACCAATGCTGTAGCCCGGCTGCTGCACAGCATTGTGGGCGGCGTGTCGGTGACGGCGGTGCGATCGCAAGCCATGATGGCCCTTATGCAGCGCAGCCTGCTCCCAGAAGATTTAGCTGCTGATCCCGAAAATCAAGTCAAGGGCTTTTTGGGAGAAGGTTTGCCTCAGGCTGCAAAGCTCTGGTCAAAGGCTGGGTTAACCAGTCAGGTACGCCACGATGCTGCCTACATCGAAATTCCAAACGTAAAACCCTACCTCTTGATTGTCTTTACTGAAGGCAAAGCCCACAGCAATAACGAAGCTATTCTGCCATTTATCTCTCAAACTGTCTGTCAGGCAATGATGCTTTAA
- a CDS encoding ATP-dependent DNA helicase RecQ, translated as MQLSPPIAWEQVLSEFQRIWGYSGFRSPQDDIVKALLEQRDTLVIMPTGGGKSICFQLPALLQSGLTLVVSPLVALMENQVEELRQHDLPAATLHSQMLPHLRRNVLKRIEHQTLRLLYLSPETLLSPPVWDRISQPQIRINGLILDEAHCLVQWGETFRPAYRRLGAVRPALLANRPVGTSLPIAAFTATADPVAQKILRDVLQLQAPTVVRLNPHRANLHLSVRVALTVRDRKLTLKRYLQTHPNQPGLVYVRTRKDSEELADWLRQVGFRVAPYHAGLGPTERRQIEADWTADRLQFVVCTSAFGVGINKPNTRWVIHYQAPCLITEYVQEVGRAGRDGKPAEALTLVSEPTGWLDGSDRQRAQFFETQTQTLQQKAQQLIGKIPKEGDVREVSQQFKEGAIALSWLHSSGQLQWQDPFHYRLNPTGSAKSLPQQAAAQQMHQFLHSRSCRWKSLLDQFGFRTEAQKMGKCGHCDNCRRS; from the coding sequence GTGCAGTTATCACCGCCTATTGCTTGGGAGCAGGTGCTCAGCGAGTTTCAACGGATTTGGGGCTATTCTGGCTTTCGTTCGCCCCAAGATGACATTGTCAAAGCCCTGCTAGAGCAGCGAGACACGCTGGTGATCATGCCAACCGGTGGCGGCAAGTCAATTTGCTTTCAGCTACCGGCCCTGCTGCAGTCGGGCCTGACGCTAGTGGTTTCTCCTTTAGTTGCGCTAATGGAGAACCAGGTCGAGGAACTGCGCCAGCACGATCTGCCTGCTGCTACGCTGCACAGTCAAATGCTGCCGCATCTACGACGCAACGTCCTCAAGCGGATTGAACATCAGACCCTCCGACTGCTGTACCTATCGCCAGAAACGCTGTTGAGCCCACCTGTTTGGGATCGCATCAGCCAGCCGCAAATTCGCATCAATGGTCTGATTCTGGATGAAGCGCATTGCTTAGTGCAATGGGGTGAAACGTTTCGGCCTGCTTACCGCCGCCTAGGGGCAGTGCGACCTGCTTTGCTAGCTAACCGCCCTGTCGGAACCTCTCTGCCCATTGCCGCCTTTACGGCCACCGCTGACCCTGTAGCGCAAAAGATTCTCAGAGACGTCCTCCAGCTGCAGGCTCCAACTGTAGTAAGGCTCAACCCCCATCGAGCAAATCTGCATCTGTCGGTGCGGGTGGCGCTGACGGTGCGCGATCGCAAACTCACCCTTAAGCGCTACCTGCAAACCCACCCTAATCAACCTGGTCTGGTCTATGTGCGAACCCGCAAAGACAGCGAAGAGCTAGCCGATTGGCTGAGACAGGTGGGCTTTCGCGTTGCCCCCTACCATGCTGGACTGGGGCCAACTGAGCGACGGCAAATCGAGGCTGATTGGACAGCAGATCGGCTTCAATTTGTGGTTTGTACGAGCGCTTTCGGGGTTGGGATCAACAAACCGAACACGCGCTGGGTCATCCATTACCAGGCTCCCTGCCTGATTACAGAATATGTGCAGGAGGTGGGTCGGGCTGGAAGGGACGGCAAACCTGCTGAGGCACTGACTCTGGTGAGTGAGCCAACGGGCTGGCTCGATGGCAGCGATCGACAGCGCGCCCAATTCTTTGAGACCCAGACCCAGACCCTACAGCAAAAAGCGCAGCAGCTCATTGGCAAGATTCCCAAAGAGGGCGATGTGCGAGAGGTGAGCCAGCAGTTTAAGGAGGGTGCGATCGCACTCTCCTGGCTGCACAGCAGTGGTCAACTGCAGTGGCAAGACCCCTTTCACTATCGGCTGAATCCTACAGGGAGTGCTAAATCCCTGCCTCAACAGGCGGCTGCCCAGCAGATGCACCAGTTTCTTCACAGCCGTAGCTGTCGCTGGAAATCCCTGCTCGACCAATTTGGCTTTCGCACTGAGGCCCAGAAGATGGGGAAATGCGGCCATTGTGACAACTGCCGCCGTTCCTAA